The genomic interval GATTCATCCCCGCCGACAATGACCAACTTTTTCACTCCAAATTCCTTAACAAACTTGATTGCTTCAACGATATCCTTCGCGTAATCAGCACGAACATACAAATTCGCTGTACCTTCAAACAATGGTTTCATTGCTTCCAAACGCAGATTTTTGATAGCAGGATTATTTCCTTCCCTATAAGCTTTCGCATCAGAAAATGTGGAACGAAATTCATCAAGAATCTCCTGGCGTTTTTCATTTCTTTTTACAGAAACGGTGAAATCATCATAATTAAAGCTGCTGGCTAAAAATGCCGGCCATGTCATCCAGATCCCATCATCCTTTTTCAAAACTGCATCTTCCCAATTCCAGCCATCTGTATAAAAAACGGATGAAGAACCAGAGATTGTCCCCCTTGCGGAACTGCCTGAGAAAGTAAAATCCCATTCCCTCTTAAAGTCGGAATTACCTCTGAATCTGTATTATAAGCTACCAATGCACGCACATGCGGATTAATTTGTCCTACTTCCGCATAATCCAGCGTTGCTCTTACTGATGCGATTTCCTGAAGGCCCACAGTTGTATTCAAGGAAATCAGGCCTGGAAAAATGTGCTTGCCTTTGACATCAATAATTTCTAAATCTCCCTTTCCCCATATACTACCGACTTGATCACCTGGAAGAACCATTGTAATAATTCCTTTATCAAAACCCAAAATGCCATTTTCAATAACCTGGCCATTTCCGGTATGAATTGTTGCTCCTGTTAATACAATCGGTTTGGTCTGAGGTAAAGCCGGGGCAGGATTTTGTGCCTGAATATTTTGTAAACAACATGCTAGAATTACGACAAGATGTATTATCCCGTTTATTATTTTATATTTTTCTACTTTCATCTGAGACTGATTTGAAATTTATTGCAAAACTGAAAATTAATTTCCCGCTTCGTGTTCAGTATGTATTCCTACAATATCCTCACAATGCCACATTTTCGGTTGTGTAGTCTGAGGTTTTTGTGTTGGTTTACCTTCTGCTTTGTCACTCAGCATTTTCTGAATTAATTTTTCGCGTTCAATGATCATGGATTTTTGCTTATCCTCATCTTTTTTGCGGTCAAAATACACAGTTCCTTCTATCATCGTAAACTCAGGACGCGCATAAACAGAAAGAGGATTGGCATTCCATAATACCAGCTCAGCATCTTTACCCGGTTTTACACTTCCCAATTTGTCATCTACATGAAGCAATTTGGCTGGATTAAGGGTTACCATTTTCCATGCATCTTCCTCCGGAACACCACCATACGCTACTGTTTTGGCAGCTTCCTGATTTAGCCTGCGAGCCATTTCAGCATCATCCGAATTGATTGCTACCGTAACTCCTTCATGGAACATCAGTGCTGCATTGTAAGGAATAGCTTCTTTTACCTCCATTTTATATGCCCACCAGTCCGCAAAAGTCGAACCGCCAATTCCTCTTTTAGCCATTTTATCAGCAAGTTTATACCCTTCCAGAATATGTGTAAAAGTATTAATCCTGAATTTCAGTGAATCCGCAACGGACATCAGCATATTGATCTCCGACTGCACATAGGAATGACAGGTTATAGATCTTTCATTCGCGAGGATTTCTGCCAGAGCATCCAGCTCAAGATCTCTTCTTGGTGCATTTATCGATGCTTTCTTAACGTTGGAGTTGTAAGTTTTCCAGCTTTGCGCGTATTCCCTGGCTCTGATAAAATGATCATAATAAACCTGCTCCACCCCCATTCTGGTTTGTGGAAAACGGACTCTTGCCACATCTCCCCAATTGGATTGTTTTACGTTTTCTCCAAGGGCAAACTTGATGGTTTTTACTTCTGGTATCAACATTTCAGACTGGCTGGCTCCCCATTTCAGCTTGATCAGAGCACTTTGCCCTCCGATTGCATTAGCAGAACCGTGTAATAAATGGGAAGTCGTTACACCGCCTGCCAACTGACGGTAAATATTAATATCATCCGGATTGATCACATCGCTCATTCTTACTTCGGCAGAACTCGTTTGCCCTCCTTCGTTGATGGTAAACAACGCAATATGTGAATGCTCATCAATAATACCGCTCGTAAGATGTTTACCTGTTCCGTCAATAGTTCGGGCTCCTGTAGGTACTGTCAGCAATTTTCCAAGTTTTGCGATTTTCCCGTTTTGTACCAGTACATCCGTATTCTGTAAAATACCATCCTTTTCATTTGTCCAGACGGTGGCATTTTTAATCAAAATGGTTTCGGGCTTAGGTAACTCTTCATTTCCAAAACCGACAAAAGGATATACGACTTTACCCGTTTCCTTTGGTGCAGTGGTGCTCGAATCCTTAACTGCAACTGCTTTGAACGGCTCCGAAACTGTGGCAGTCCATGAAAATACAGATCCGTTTGGCATCACTCCTTCACCTGCTAATCCACCATTATCAAACCAGCCAGTAAGACGAATAATCTCCTGTTTTTTCTTGTCTGGTTGATAAGTCAAGGTTAGCAACTCATTGGTCAGTATAGCTTTCGGAGTGATTTTTATTGTATCCTGCAAAATCACTTTATACTCAGGCTTTTCCGGTGAACCGCTAATTTGCAGTTTTCCTGTTGGTTGGTTATTGAGTCGTAAAGAATAAGTACCACGAAGGTCAGGTGCATTCAATGGTGCTATTATAAATTTTTTACCCTGAATCCAGTTTTCATAAATAACATTATCCTTACTGAACAGATCCTCAGAAGTAATCAAAAAGTTAGCCAGTAAACCTGCCTTCAAACTTCCCACCTGGTTTTCAGCTTTAATCAGACTGGCAGGCAACGTTGTCAGTGCTTCCAATGCTTTTTCTTTTGGCAATCCATATTCTATAGCTGTTCTGATATTTTTCCAGAAGTCCGCTTTATTTTTTAACCCGGCCGTTGTCAGTGTAAATGGAATTGCTGCTTTTGCAACTTCAGCTGTATTTTTTGGAGCCAGTTCCCAATGTTTCAATTGCGCCATACTGATCAGATCAGCATCCCATGGATCAGCCACATCATAAGCTTCCGGAAAAACAAGAGGAAGAATCAAAGTCGCTTTGGTAGCTTTTATTTCGTTTAAACGCTGATATTCATCTCCACCACCTTTGATAATGTACTGAATACCAAATTCGTCTCCGATTTTATCCGCTCGTATCAAACTGTATTTATCATTGGTTTCAAAAAAAGAAGGCAATGTTTTAAGCTGGTTAAATACTTCCAGTGACAAGTTCATTTCCAGATTTTTACCACTTTTAGCATACCAGTCAGCATCATAATAATTCTGGCGCAACAAGGCAACAACTCCCATCACAGATGAAGGGTAGGTTTGGGCGGAAGTTCCTTTGCTAAATGAGAAATGTGCAGAGGCTTTTCCATTCAGTAAAGCCTTATTTGCAGATTCGTCAGTAAGTGTCAGAACAGCTCCGCTTCCTCTTACAATCCCATCGTGTGCGTGAGCGAGTACGGTTCCAAATCCTATTTTGCGCAGATCCACTGCCTTTTTTACATCAGGAATAAAAAGCTGACCCGCATCTGTTTCGGGCTGAATTGCCTGGTTCCATCCAAAGGCACCTTTTTTATTGGATTCCAATTGCGGTGTTTGTCGTCCTCCAGCCCGTCTTTCAATTTTCACTTCCGGCATTCCGTAATCAGAATCCAGATCAATGAGCGAAGGATATATATATTTTCCTTTCAGATCTACAATTGTCGTTCCGGAAGGAATTTTTACTGACTTATTTACTTCCTTAATGATTCCATTCTCAATAAGCAAAGTCCCATTTGAAATAGTTGTCTTCGAATCAACAACAATGTTGGCGTTGGTAAATGCATAACGTCCGGCCCTTTCGTCATAGGCGCCGTTTCTGGGGAAAGTCTCCTGTGCCTTGCATATTACACTCATTGCAAGTACAGCTACTAACGTTGATATTTGTTTAAGCATAAGGTTTGTTTAGTATTAATTCTATTACACAATATACGGGTTAAAATAACTAAATGCCGAAAGCTGAAAAGCATTCTGGGAAACAATACAATTTGCGCAGGGAATTTTTATGTTCATTCGCTTTTTCGCATCTTGTACCAACATTATTAAAGATCCAAAACTCTAAACTGAACAAGATGACTTACGAACAATTCACTGAATCTTTGACTCAATCCTCCCCGCCTGATCATATTTCTGTCTTATTGCAGGCACTTTGGTATGATGCAAATGGGGATTGGGAAGCAGCTCATAATATTGCCCAGAGCAGCGAAGGCACCCGTGCTTACGATCACTTGCACGCCTATCTGCATCGGGTAGAAGGCGATACATGGAATGCAGGCTACTGGTACAGACGTGCGGGCGCCGAAGTATTTAAAGGTTCCCTGAAAGAAGAATGGCAAACACTGGTACAGTCGCTG from Dyadobacter sp. NIV53 carries:
- a CDS encoding amidohydrolase family protein yields the protein MLKQISTLVAVLAMSVICKAQETFPRNGAYDERAGRYAFTNANIVVDSKTTISNGTLLIENGIIKEVNKSVKIPSGTTIVDLKGKYIYPSLIDLDSDYGMPEVKIERRAGGRQTPQLESNKKGAFGWNQAIQPETDAGQLFIPDVKKAVDLRKIGFGTVLAHAHDGIVRGSGAVLTLTDESANKALLNGKASAHFSFSKGTSAQTYPSSVMGVVALLRQNYYDADWYAKSGKNLEMNLSLEVFNQLKTLPSFFETNDKYSLIRADKIGDEFGIQYIIKGGGDEYQRLNEIKATKATLILPLVFPEAYDVADPWDADLISMAQLKHWELAPKNTAEVAKAAIPFTLTTAGLKNKADFWKNIRTAIEYGLPKEKALEALTTLPASLIKAENQVGSLKAGLLANFLITSEDLFSKDNVIYENWIQGKKFIIAPLNAPDLRGTYSLRLNNQPTGKLQISGSPEKPEYKVILQDTIKITPKAILTNELLTLTYQPDKKKQEIIRLTGWFDNGGLAGEGVMPNGSVFSWTATVSEPFKAVAVKDSSTTAPKETGKVVYPFVGFGNEELPKPETILIKNATVWTNEKDGILQNTDVLVQNGKIAKLGKLLTVPTGARTIDGTGKHLTSGIIDEHSHIALFTINEGGQTSSAEVRMSDVINPDDINIYRQLAGGVTTSHLLHGSANAIGGQSALIKLKWGASQSEMLIPEVKTIKFALGENVKQSNWGDVARVRFPQTRMGVEQVYYDHFIRAREYAQSWKTYNSNVKKASINAPRRDLELDALAEILANERSITCHSYVQSEINMLMSVADSLKFRINTFTHILEGYKLADKMAKRGIGGSTFADWWAYKMEVKEAIPYNAALMFHEGVTVAINSDDAEMARRLNQEAAKTVAYGGVPEEDAWKMVTLNPAKLLHVDDKLGSVKPGKDAELVLWNANPLSVYARPEFTMIEGTVYFDRKKDEDKQKSMIIEREKLIQKMLSDKAEGKPTQKPQTTQPKMWHCEDIVGIHTEHEAGN